Proteins encoded by one window of Candidatus Bathyarchaeum sp.:
- a CDS encoding sodium:calcium antiporter: protein MLILIVALFALNQTSNLTIKHSVKIAGATGLGKATVGFVLVAFSTSLPELFVAIFAIMEPENVGISIGNVLGSNIANIGLVLGTIFVLIAVKYSDNAKFLPAMVKEETRELHFALLVASVIPLALLYIGSASQLIGISLLLIFSYNIYRISKTRTTIPGPPLEGEKNKIKKYILMAVLGSAGVVASSYFIVETGSYLATSIGVPKVIIGATIVAIGTSLPELVTSIDAIKKGHADLALGNIVGSCFMNITLILGVTLVAAPFSVEIAIFTNLIIFSLVANVFLSYFLSNEKIGWKEGAVLLFIYSMFLLTSINAS from the coding sequence TTGTTAATTCTTATTGTTGCCTTGTTTGCCCTAAACCAAACTAGCAACTTGACGATTAAGCACTCCGTAAAAATTGCTGGAGCTACAGGTTTAGGAAAAGCAACTGTAGGTTTTGTTCTTGTTGCTTTTTCCACATCATTACCTGAACTGTTTGTCGCCATATTCGCAATAATGGAACCAGAAAATGTAGGCATATCCATCGGAAATGTTCTAGGTTCAAACATAGCAAACATAGGTCTAGTGCTTGGAACAATCTTTGTACTTATTGCCGTAAAATATTCAGACAACGCCAAGTTTCTCCCAGCAATGGTCAAAGAGGAAACACGAGAGCTACATTTTGCATTATTGGTTGCTTCAGTTATTCCCTTGGCGTTACTGTATATAGGGTCTGCAAGCCAACTTATTGGCATTAGCCTATTATTAATTTTCAGCTACAACATTTATCGGATATCCAAAACAAGAACCACCATCCCTGGGCCACCCCTTGAAGGTGAAAAGAATAAAATAAAAAAATACATATTAATGGCAGTTTTAGGTTCAGCAGGGGTTGTTGCAAGCTCTTATTTTATTGTTGAGACCGGTTCATATCTAGCCACAAGCATAGGAGTCCCCAAAGTCATTATTGGTGCAACCATAGTTGCCATTGGAACAAGCCTACCCGAATTAGTCACCAGCATAGACGCCATCAAAAAAGGTCACGCAGACCTTGCACTAGGCAACATCGTTGGGAGTTGTTTCATGAACATCACTCTAATTTTAGGTGTAACCTTGGTAGCCGCACCTTTCAGCGTTGAAATAGCCATTTTTACAAATTTAATCATATTCTCATTAGTTGCTAATGTTTTCTTATCGTATTTCTTATCAAACGAAAAAATAGGTTGGAAAGAAGGCGCAGTTTTGCTCTTTATATACTCCATGTTTTTGCTCACGAGCATTAACGCATCATAA
- a CDS encoding ribbon-helix-helix domain-containing protein yields the protein MGRISAVISDELEKSLRFKTLERFGGKKGDLSRAVEEAITKWVDKEE from the coding sequence ATGGGGCGAATAAGCGCAGTAATCTCTGATGAACTGGAAAAGTCGCTCAGGTTCAAGACCCTTGAGCGGTTTGGCGGCAAAAAAGGTGACCTATCCCGAGCTGTTGAAGAAGCAATAACAAAGTGGGTTGACAAAGAAGAATAG
- a CDS encoding universal stress protein produces the protein MSGFDKILVPVDGSEHSLRALEKAIQIAKKFDGKITLINVYSASSFKVTPSQVFDYVNEIRKISEVILAQGKKRAIAEGLQVETVQKEGHIVEEIIKMAKENNFDLIVMGARGISKIKEILLGSVSHGVTLHAPIPILIIR, from the coding sequence ATGTCCGGTTTTGATAAAATTTTAGTTCCAGTAGATGGATCTGAACATTCATTACGCGCTTTAGAAAAGGCGATTCAAATAGCAAAAAAGTTTGATGGAAAAATCACGTTGATTAACGTGTATTCAGCTAGTTCATTTAAAGTAACGCCGTCGCAGGTTTTTGATTATGTTAATGAAATTCGGAAAATAAGCGAAGTGATTTTAGCACAAGGCAAAAAGAGAGCAATTGCTGAAGGACTTCAGGTTGAAACAGTACAAAAAGAGGGACACATTGTTGAAGAAATAATCAAAATGGCCAAAGAAAATAATTTTGATTTAATTGTTATGGGCGCTAGAGGAATAAGCAAAATTAAAGAAATCCTTCTCGGAAGCGTAAGCCACGGAGTAACATTACATGCCCCAATCCCAATCCTAATAATTAGATAG